A window of the Pedobacter frigiditerrae genome harbors these coding sequences:
- a CDS encoding family 16 glycosylhydrolase — MKRLLISTMFIGMIVTNTMAQKTITSWNKNQVVAHRGAWKKLGLPENSIASLQQAVKLGCHGSEFDVHLSKDSVMVVNHDPNFLGINIGKSTYKELLAKKLSNGEFIPTLEAYLKEGMKQKTTKLILELKPQNLGRERDSLLTAMALKMVRKMKAEAWVEYISFGYDICTQIIKNMPGAKVQYLKGDATPEKMKADNFSGVDYHFSVYQKNVDYIPKFKKYGITLNGWTANLPQEIEYLLANNFDYITTNEPELTFELIKKSPVAKGWKLKWADEFNGKGLPDPNNWTYDVGGSGWGNEEKQFYTNADTLNAKVDKGVLNIIARKADKENMNFTSARVTTRKKFDWKYGRLEVRAMLPKGRGLWPAIWMLPGDWKYGNWPSSGEIDVMEHVGYEPDTVYTTVHTKSFNHKINTQVGNGLKVLNPYTEYHVYSIEWFADHIDFFIDDQKALTFKNSGKGSEQWPFDQSFHLLMNVAVGGGWGGKKGIDESVFPAEMKVDYVRVYQK; from the coding sequence ATGAAAAGATTATTGATTTCGACAATGTTCATCGGTATGATAGTTACAAATACGATGGCTCAAAAAACCATAACCTCTTGGAATAAAAACCAAGTTGTTGCCCATCGTGGCGCATGGAAAAAGCTTGGACTACCAGAAAACTCTATCGCGTCGCTACAGCAAGCTGTAAAATTGGGCTGTCATGGTTCTGAGTTTGACGTTCATTTATCTAAAGACAGCGTAATGGTAGTAAACCATGACCCAAATTTCTTGGGTATCAATATTGGAAAATCTACCTATAAAGAATTATTAGCTAAAAAACTTTCGAACGGCGAGTTTATACCAACACTAGAAGCGTATCTAAAAGAGGGAATGAAGCAAAAAACGACAAAACTTATTTTAGAGTTAAAACCTCAAAACTTAGGAAGAGAAAGAGATTCGCTTTTAACTGCAATGGCGCTAAAAATGGTAAGGAAAATGAAGGCCGAAGCTTGGGTTGAGTATATCAGTTTTGGATATGATATCTGTACTCAAATTATCAAGAATATGCCAGGGGCGAAGGTTCAATACCTAAAAGGAGACGCAACTCCTGAAAAAATGAAGGCGGATAACTTTTCTGGTGTAGATTACCACTTTTCGGTGTATCAAAAAAATGTGGATTATATCCCAAAATTCAAAAAATATGGCATTACATTAAATGGCTGGACAGCAAATTTACCTCAAGAAATAGAGTATTTGTTAGCTAACAACTTTGACTACATTACCACAAATGAGCCAGAATTAACTTTTGAATTGATTAAAAAATCGCCAGTGGCTAAAGGTTGGAAATTAAAATGGGCCGATGAGTTTAATGGTAAAGGATTACCTGACCCAAACAACTGGACTTATGATGTTGGCGGCTCTGGTTGGGGAAATGAGGAGAAACAATTTTATACCAATGCAGACACTTTAAATGCAAAAGTAGATAAAGGAGTTTTAAATATTATTGCTCGCAAAGCGGATAAAGAAAACATGAATTTTACTTCTGCACGAGTAACCACTAGAAAGAAATTCGATTGGAAATACGGGCGATTAGAAGTAAGGGCAATGCTGCCAAAAGGAAGAGGGCTTTGGCCGGCCATTTGGATGTTACCTGGAGATTGGAAATATGGAAATTGGCCAAGTAGCGGAGAAATTGATGTAATGGAACATGTTGGTTACGAGCCAGACACGGTGTATACAACAGTTCATACTAAATCTTTTAATCATAAAATAAACACACAAGTGGGTAATGGGTTAAAGGTTTTAAATCCTTACACGGAATATCACGTTTACTCAATAGAATGGTTTGCAGACCATATCGATTTCTTTATTGACGACCAAAAAGCATTAACCTTTAAAAATAGCGGCAAAGGAAGTGAGCAGTGGCCATTTGACCAATCGTTTCATTTATTAATGAATGTTGCGGTTGGTGGTGGCTGGGGCGGGAAAAAGGGAATTGACGAATCTGTTTTTCCTGCTGAGATGAAGGTTGACTATGTAAGAGTTTATCAGAAGTAA
- a CDS encoding cold-shock protein — MQEGTVKFFNVTKGFGFIIPANGDSEIFVHSTGLIDEIRENDKVEYDVESGKKGLNAVNVKVI, encoded by the coding sequence ATGCAAGAAGGAACAGTAAAATTTTTTAATGTAACTAAAGGTTTCGGATTTATTATCCCTGCAAACGGCGATAGCGAAATTTTTGTACATTCAACAGGTCTTATCGACGAAATTCGTGAAAACGATAAAGTTGAATATGATGTTGAAAGCGGTAAAAAAGGTTTAAACGCCGTTAATGTGAAAGTAATCTAA
- a CDS encoding DUF4175 family protein, translating into MGSNYDLLIAKINEFTRKFYLNKLLRGSIYAAASILGLYLCLFVLVYYFHPGTATKTALFFSFLLISLTAIGFWIVKPALAYFKLSKTLSVEQAASLIGNHFFNVKDRLLNTLQLKALADDSPQNSQLILAGIDQKIGDLRPIPFASAINLNDNKKHIKYILVPLAIIIFIGIIAPAILKEGTNSFIRYNEEILPKAPFDFNVLNKNLRVTQGDDFTVKLELTGNEFPQDVYIEDGANTYKLEKENISHFSYTFKNIQKNKSLRFFGGGFNSSSFVLDVKPKPSLLNMSAKLNFPAYLNRQSEELSNVGDLLIPEGTKVTWELHTENSDELAFILQNQSYKLTVEDDVASFSTTMRKNSNYRIVPKNTFVSNADSLTHQIAVIADQFPSIAVTETPDSASTKALYFSGNIADDYGFSSLKFKYNIKENGKTIGSLSKVITIKNNQIENAFFYLWDLKDIAVKPGQVLEYYFEVADNDGVNGAKVSRSEIKTYQVPTQQQVAEKMEEGSEALKQKMESTIKLANKIEKDSKKLAQDLLDKKQLTFEDKKQVEQLLDKQKQLEEAVKDIKKQNEKNTLEKQENNTLNEELKEKQKQIDDLFNNVLDEKTKQLLQKLQQLMELNNKDMTREELAKMQLDNKTLKNELDRILELYKQLEFEQNLQNKIDRLEEMAKQQKELSQQAKEKNANLNDIKNKQDQLNKDFKDLQKELAELDKKNQELDKPNQFENPKEQTEQIEKNQQESKEQLNKNDKQKASEKQQQAAEKMEKLAQKMKEDKQEGEEEEDKTNAEELRRLLENLLSTSFEQEKVLLALRRMNSNDPAYISNVQQQSTIKDNMKTIADSLFSLSKRVPQIATTVNAEVDKINFNIGKALDYLGDRRTPEANRSQQLTMTSLNNLALMMNEALESMRDAMKNSKPGSGKKSKKQSMKQLEQMQQQLNKNMQNAREKMQKEGGNMGTVPKGQMSQEFAKMAQQQQMIREALQKINKEENKDGKGSLGNLNQIVEDMKKSEAELWNKKITEETMNRQKNLQTKLLDADKAQREQDQDSKRESNAAKDFPPSYQQMLEKFKKQQQSESELIQKLPPNLNYYYKNKIAEYFKLLNSPNR; encoded by the coding sequence ATGGGCAGTAATTACGACCTTCTTATAGCTAAGATTAATGAGTTTACTCGAAAGTTTTACCTCAATAAACTTTTGCGTGGAAGCATTTATGCTGCAGCCAGTATTTTAGGCCTGTATCTTTGCCTCTTTGTATTGGTTTATTATTTCCATCCAGGAACTGCCACCAAAACCGCCTTATTCTTTTCATTTTTATTGATTTCTCTAACTGCTATTGGATTTTGGATTGTTAAACCGGCTTTAGCCTATTTTAAACTAAGCAAAACCTTAAGTGTAGAACAAGCCGCAAGTTTAATCGGTAATCACTTTTTTAATGTGAAGGACAGATTACTAAACACCTTGCAGTTAAAAGCATTGGCTGATGATTCTCCCCAAAACAGTCAATTAATTTTAGCGGGTATAGACCAAAAAATTGGCGACTTAAGACCAATCCCTTTTGCAAGTGCCATCAACCTTAACGACAATAAAAAGCACATTAAATATATTTTAGTGCCATTGGCGATAATTATTTTCATTGGGATTATTGCACCTGCCATTTTAAAAGAAGGTACGAATAGCTTTATCCGTTACAACGAAGAAATTTTACCTAAAGCACCTTTTGATTTTAATGTTTTAAACAAAAATTTAAGGGTTACACAGGGTGATGATTTTACAGTGAAGCTAGAGTTAACGGGAAATGAATTTCCGCAAGATGTTTATATTGAAGATGGTGCAAATACCTATAAATTAGAAAAAGAGAACATCAGCCATTTCAGTTATACTTTTAAAAACATTCAAAAGAATAAATCATTGCGCTTTTTTGGCGGCGGATTTAATTCTAGTTCTTTTGTGTTAGATGTAAAACCCAAACCATCACTACTTAACATGAGCGCTAAGCTTAATTTTCCTGCTTACCTGAATAGACAAAGCGAAGAATTGAGTAATGTAGGCGATTTGCTAATCCCCGAAGGAACAAAAGTTACGTGGGAATTACATACCGAAAACAGTGATGAATTGGCGTTTATCTTACAAAACCAGTCCTACAAATTAACTGTTGAAGATGATGTGGCGAGCTTTAGCACAACTATGCGAAAAAACAGCAACTACCGTATTGTTCCAAAAAACACTTTTGTAAGCAATGCTGATTCCTTAACTCATCAAATTGCTGTAATTGCAGATCAATTTCCAAGTATCGCGGTAACAGAAACACCAGATTCTGCTAGCACAAAAGCACTTTATTTTTCAGGAAATATTGCTGATGACTACGGCTTTTCATCATTAAAATTTAAGTATAACATTAAGGAAAATGGCAAAACAATTGGCAGCCTAAGTAAAGTTATCACCATTAAAAACAACCAAATAGAAAACGCCTTTTTCTATCTATGGGATTTAAAAGATATTGCCGTAAAACCTGGGCAAGTGCTAGAATACTATTTTGAAGTAGCAGATAATGATGGTGTAAACGGCGCTAAAGTTTCTCGTTCAGAAATTAAAACTTATCAGGTTCCAACCCAACAGCAAGTTGCCGAAAAAATGGAAGAAGGCAGTGAAGCGTTGAAACAAAAGATGGAGTCGACCATTAAGTTGGCCAATAAGATTGAAAAAGACAGCAAAAAACTGGCTCAAGATTTATTGGATAAAAAACAATTAACCTTTGAAGATAAAAAGCAAGTTGAGCAATTATTAGATAAACAAAAACAGTTAGAAGAAGCCGTTAAGGATATTAAAAAACAGAACGAGAAAAACACCTTAGAAAAACAAGAAAACAATACACTTAACGAAGAACTAAAAGAAAAGCAAAAACAAATAGACGATTTGTTTAACAATGTTTTAGATGAAAAGACCAAACAATTATTGCAAAAACTGCAACAATTAATGGAGCTTAACAATAAAGACATGACCAGGGAAGAGTTGGCCAAAATGCAACTGGACAATAAAACCTTAAAAAATGAATTAGACCGTATTTTAGAACTGTACAAACAATTAGAATTTGAGCAAAACTTGCAAAACAAAATTGACCGTTTAGAAGAAATGGCTAAACAGCAAAAAGAGTTAAGTCAACAAGCTAAAGAGAAAAATGCGAATTTAAATGATATTAAAAACAAGCAAGACCAACTCAATAAAGATTTTAAGGATTTACAAAAGGAACTGGCTGAGCTTGATAAGAAAAATCAAGAGTTAGATAAGCCTAATCAATTTGAAAATCCTAAGGAACAAACTGAGCAGATTGAGAAAAACCAACAAGAAAGTAAAGAGCAGCTAAATAAAAACGATAAACAAAAGGCTTCGGAAAAACAACAACAGGCAGCTGAGAAAATGGAAAAGCTGGCTCAAAAAATGAAAGAAGACAAACAAGAGGGCGAGGAAGAGGAAGATAAAACCAACGCCGAAGAGTTACGCCGTTTGTTAGAAAATTTATTAAGCACTTCTTTTGAGCAGGAAAAAGTTTTGTTGGCTTTAAGGAGAATGAATAGCAATGACCCTGCCTACATTAGCAATGTTCAGCAGCAGAGCACCATAAAAGACAACATGAAAACCATTGCCGATAGCTTGTTTTCATTAAGTAAAAGAGTGCCTCAAATTGCTACAACTGTAAATGCAGAGGTTGATAAAATTAATTTCAATATTGGGAAAGCCTTGGATTATTTGGGTGATAGAAGAACGCCTGAGGCCAATCGTTCTCAACAACTCACCATGACGTCTTTAAACAACTTGGCTTTAATGATGAATGAAGCTTTGGAAAGTATGAGAGATGCCATGAAAAACTCAAAACCTGGAAGCGGCAAAAAGAGCAAAAAACAAAGCATGAAACAATTAGAGCAAATGCAGCAACAATTGAATAAAAATATGCAAAATGCTCGGGAGAAAATGCAAAAGGAAGGCGGCAATATGGGCACCGTTCCAAAAGGACAAATGAGCCAAGAGTTTGCTAAAATGGCGCAGCAACAGCAAATGATTAGAGAAGCCTTGCAAAAAATAAATAAGGAAGAAAATAAGGACGGGAAGGGCTCTTTGGGTAACCTGAATCAAATTGTAGAGGATATGAAAAAATCTGAAGCCGAGCTTTGGAATAAAAAGATCACAGAGGAAACGATGAACCGTCAGAAAAACTTGCAGACAAAATTATTAGATGCAGATAAAGCGCAGCGTGAGCAAGACCAAGATTCGAAAAGGGAAAGTAATGCGGCAAAAGATTTTCCGCCATCTTATCAGCAAATGCTAGAGAAGTTTAAAAAACAACAGCAAAGTGAAAGTGAGTTGATTCAAAAACTCCCGCCAAATTTGAATTATTACTACAAAAACAAAATAGCAGAATATTTTAAATTGCTAAATTCGCCAAATCGTTAG
- a CDS encoding threonine aldolase family protein translates to MSAYKRRDFLKLSSLSALPLIASAVPLNTFATEKQQPSKDSEAVYFINDGIFYRPEDFINKLQEINAAKPIERDSYAEGGEIEKLLNKFKEMTGKEAAIFMPSGTLANQLAISYLCGDNTKAFVQETSHVYRDEGDAAQTLFNKRLIPLAKGKAHFTLEELKQSVNYHQEGEVFVGGVGAISIETPVRRCDNQAFPLEEIKKISAYCKEKGFKMHLDGARLHMATAFTNSTVKEYSSYFDTVYMCLYKYLGAPGGAILCGDKALIDQMHHLIKIHGGSVFTNWPSAAIALHHLKDIDEVMEKIKLKTKDLFSLFTQLKGIKVSQVENGTNQFNVSVDKSIDATKLNARLRGEHNIVFGMPREDGFVKIKVNPTLLRRDNKLIFEAFKEAITFAKA, encoded by the coding sequence ATGTCTGCCTATAAACGCCGCGATTTCTTAAAGCTCTCTTCATTATCGGCCTTGCCGCTTATTGCTTCGGCTGTGCCATTAAATACTTTTGCTACAGAAAAGCAACAACCATCAAAAGATAGCGAAGCTGTTTATTTTATTAACGATGGCATCTTTTATCGCCCAGAAGACTTTATCAATAAGCTACAAGAAATTAATGCAGCAAAGCCAATTGAACGAGATAGTTATGCAGAAGGTGGTGAGATAGAAAAGCTATTAAACAAGTTTAAAGAAATGACAGGCAAAGAAGCGGCTATTTTTATGCCATCTGGCACGTTAGCTAACCAACTGGCTATTAGTTATTTGTGTGGAGATAATACAAAGGCATTTGTACAAGAGACCAGTCATGTATATAGAGATGAAGGAGATGCCGCACAAACTTTATTTAATAAACGACTAATTCCTCTAGCTAAAGGCAAAGCACATTTTACGTTAGAAGAACTCAAGCAATCTGTTAATTACCATCAAGAAGGGGAAGTTTTTGTTGGAGGGGTTGGGGCAATCTCCATAGAAACACCTGTAAGAAGATGTGATAATCAAGCATTTCCTTTAGAAGAAATTAAAAAGATTTCAGCCTATTGTAAAGAAAAAGGATTTAAAATGCACTTAGATGGAGCAAGATTACATATGGCAACAGCATTTACCAATTCAACTGTAAAAGAATATTCCTCTTACTTTGATACGGTTTACATGTGTTTGTATAAATACCTTGGAGCACCAGGTGGAGCAATACTATGCGGAGATAAAGCGTTGATAGACCAAATGCATCATTTAATTAAGATACATGGCGGTAGCGTTTTTACAAATTGGCCAAGTGCTGCCATCGCCCTGCATCACCTTAAGGATATTGATGAAGTAATGGAGAAGATCAAATTAAAAACAAAGGATTTATTTAGTCTTTTTACTCAGCTGAAAGGGATAAAGGTTAGTCAGGTAGAAAACGGTACAAACCAATTTAATGTTTCAGTTGATAAAAGCATCGATGCAACAAAGTTAAATGCCAGGTTAAGAGGTGAACATAACATTGTTTTCGGAATGCCTAGAGAAGATGGTTTTGTAAAGATTAAAGTCAATCCAACTTTGTTGAGAAGAGATAACAAGTTAATTTTTGAGGCTTTTAAAGAAGCAATTACATTTGCAAAAGCCTAA
- a CDS encoding DUF2271 domain-containing protein → MKIFAPLLAGLLLIGTQPKIETPKNNQRLYVSHYENVLGTSLEFKFTSVSEAEAEKAETAALAEIDRLSAIFSAYYANSEFSKWMKQDLNTPVKVSKELFEMLSLFEQWKTRTNGALDASAAVASKLWSDAAKKQQLPTSTEIKSAVATMKQVHYVLNKNNSTATRLSSAPLVMNTFAKSYIINLACDVALASANVNAVVVNIGGDLVIKGDVTDAVNVTNPLANAENDAPLAYLLVSNKAVATSGNYHRGEQIGKNWYSHIVDPRTGKPVEGVISATVIAPKATDAGALATAFNVLTLEESKALASTVDGAEYLIITNDGKRIESKGWNAYVDASKSIKTGKTISVLKGAEKPWDPKFELAINFEFNRIEGNSHRPFAAIWVENEAKKPVRNLALWYNKTKWIPDLKNWYRINGTTFTADKTSYASVTGATRNPGKYTIKWDGKDDKGNFVPQGKYTIMIETSKEHGTDEIIRQSLELKKAAKKTTNAGNVEISNVTFDFYKK, encoded by the coding sequence ATGAAAATATTTGCTCCTTTGCTAGCGGGTTTACTGTTAATCGGTACCCAACCTAAAATCGAAACGCCCAAAAACAACCAGCGTTTATATGTTTCTCACTACGAAAATGTATTGGGAACGTCACTAGAATTTAAATTTACAAGTGTTTCTGAAGCAGAGGCTGAAAAAGCAGAAACCGCAGCTCTAGCTGAGATAGATAGGCTTTCGGCTATTTTTAGTGCTTATTACGCCAATAGCGAATTTAGCAAGTGGATGAAACAAGATTTAAACACTCCGGTTAAAGTTTCAAAGGAGCTGTTTGAGATGCTAAGTTTATTTGAGCAATGGAAAACCCGCACAAATGGTGCTTTAGATGCATCTGCAGCGGTAGCGAGTAAACTTTGGAGCGATGCCGCTAAAAAACAACAATTACCAACTTCAACGGAAATAAAATCGGCAGTTGCCACAATGAAACAAGTACATTATGTGCTCAATAAAAATAATTCTACAGCAACACGTTTAAGCTCAGCGCCCTTGGTGATGAATACTTTTGCAAAAAGTTACATCATTAATTTGGCTTGTGATGTGGCTTTGGCTTCAGCTAATGTAAACGCGGTTGTCGTAAATATTGGTGGCGATTTAGTAATCAAGGGTGATGTTACGGATGCAGTAAACGTAACCAATCCTTTAGCAAATGCAGAAAATGATGCGCCTTTAGCTTATTTATTGGTGAGTAATAAAGCGGTTGCAACGAGTGGGAATTATCACAGAGGCGAGCAAATTGGGAAAAACTGGTATTCGCATATCGTTGATCCTCGTACAGGCAAACCTGTTGAGGGTGTAATTAGCGCAACCGTTATTGCGCCAAAGGCAACAGATGCCGGTGCGCTAGCAACAGCATTTAATGTTTTGACGTTAGAAGAAAGTAAGGCTTTGGCATCAACAGTTGATGGCGCAGAATATTTAATAATTACCAATGATGGCAAAAGAATAGAAAGTAAAGGTTGGAACGCTTATGTTGATGCAAGCAAAAGCATTAAAACTGGAAAAACTATTTCAGTTTTAAAAGGGGCAGAAAAACCTTGGGACCCAAAATTTGAGTTGGCCATTAATTTTGAATTTAATAGGATTGAAGGAAACAGCCACCGTCCGTTTGCTGCCATTTGGGTAGAAAACGAAGCTAAAAAACCGGTTCGTAATTTGGCATTATGGTACAACAAAACCAAATGGATCCCAGACCTTAAAAATTGGTATCGTATTAACGGAACAACTTTTACTGCCGATAAAACTTCTTATGCTTCAGTAACTGGTGCAACACGTAATCCAGGGAAATACACCATTAAGTGGGATGGAAAAGATGATAAAGGCAATTTTGTTCCTCAGGGGAAATATACCATTATGATAGAAACTTCTAAGGAACATGGTACGGATGAAATTATCCGCCAGTCTTTAGAACTAAAAAAAGCAGCAAAAAAGACAACAAATGCAGGCAATGTTGAAATCTCAAACGTAACTTTTGACTTCTATAAAAAATAA
- a CDS encoding PepSY-associated TM helix domain-containing protein, translating to MTSIKNNQTPETTPSKKKVVQKSANPKKEVAKLSRWLHIYLSMVSFAVVLFFSFTGLTLNHPSWLGGDKQVNIKNKGVLNVKWVNNPDTNKIAKLEIVEFLRKTHDVKGYVSEIRIDESEVSVTLKGPAYSADAFINRETGKYELSEIKMGFVAIMNDLHKGRDSGSGWGWIIDISAVFLILVSLSGLILLCFMKKRRVAGFITGIIGLLICYLIYVVFVP from the coding sequence TTGACTTCTATAAAAAATAATCAGACACCAGAAACAACACCTTCAAAGAAGAAAGTTGTTCAGAAATCGGCTAACCCTAAAAAGGAAGTGGCCAAGTTATCTCGTTGGTTGCATATCTACCTTTCGATGGTGAGTTTTGCCGTTGTGCTTTTCTTTTCGTTTACAGGGTTAACATTAAATCATCCATCTTGGTTGGGTGGCGATAAACAAGTTAACATCAAAAATAAAGGTGTTTTGAATGTTAAATGGGTAAATAATCCAGACACCAACAAAATAGCTAAACTAGAAATAGTAGAGTTTTTACGAAAAACACATGATGTAAAGGGTTATGTTAGTGAAATTAGAATTGATGAATCTGAGGTAAGCGTAACTTTAAAAGGACCAGCTTATTCTGCCGATGCGTTTATCAATCGTGAGACAGGAAAGTATGAATTGTCTGAAATTAAAATGGGCTTTGTTGCTATCATGAACGATCTGCATAAGGGCCGAGATTCTGGCTCTGGCTGGGGATGGATCATAGATATTTCAGCAGTGTTTCTAATCCTGGTTTCCTTAAGTGGATTAATTTTGTTGTGTTTCATGAAAAAGAGACGCGTTGCTGGGTTTATAACCGGCATTATTGGCTTGCTGATTTGCTATTTGATTTACGTGGTTTTTGTGCCTTAG
- a CDS encoding phosphodiester glycosidase family protein — MKSTLFIFLIALSQITFAQNIDSTTLVKAKWQKQKIAPKTKLITHHFDQKNLFAANQYIAYIEIKRKGNAPVFAFGNEIKEKKTTSTFGKELNALAAINGTFFDVANGGSVDFIKMDGAVIKQNVLDKNGNRARHQKAAIVIDQGKLSLKKWDNTPNWENTLTEKDVMLSGPLLTFNQHNEKLDTTSFTKARHPRSAVGFKPNGNIILLTVDGRQENSAGMSLYELTNLMRWLGCSSSINLDGGGSTTLWVSSFAGNGVVNFPSDNKKWDHEGERKVANVILLKKKQ, encoded by the coding sequence ATGAAATCAACACTTTTTATTTTTTTGATTGCCTTAAGCCAAATTACATTTGCGCAAAATATCGACTCCACAACACTGGTTAAAGCAAAATGGCAAAAGCAGAAAATTGCACCTAAAACAAAATTAATCACACATCATTTTGATCAAAAAAATCTATTTGCTGCAAATCAATACATCGCTTACATAGAAATTAAAAGAAAAGGTAACGCTCCTGTTTTTGCATTTGGCAATGAAATAAAGGAAAAGAAAACAACTTCTACTTTTGGCAAAGAACTTAATGCATTGGCGGCCATTAACGGTACATTTTTCGATGTTGCGAATGGTGGTTCTGTCGATTTCATTAAAATGGATGGTGCTGTAATTAAACAAAATGTATTAGACAAAAATGGAAATAGAGCAAGGCATCAGAAAGCTGCAATAGTTATAGATCAAGGTAAATTAAGTTTAAAAAAGTGGGATAATACTCCAAACTGGGAAAACACTTTAACAGAAAAAGATGTGATGCTAAGTGGACCTTTGTTAACCTTTAATCAGCACAACGAAAAATTAGACACCACATCTTTTACCAAAGCTCGTCACCCTAGAAGTGCCGTTGGTTTTAAACCGAACGGAAACATCATTTTGCTTACGGTAGACGGAAGGCAAGAAAACTCTGCTGGGATGAGTCTTTACGAATTAACTAATTTGATGCGCTGGTTAGGTTGTTCGAGTTCGATTAATTTAGATGGCGGCGGCTCTACAACTTTATGGGTTTCATCTTTTGCTGGAAACGGAGTGGTTAATTTCCCTTCAGATAATAAAAAATGGGACCATGAAGGAGAAAGAAAAGTTGCGAATGTTATCCTTTTAAAAAAGAAACAATAA
- the ybeY gene encoding rRNA maturation RNase YbeY, whose protein sequence is MAKINFFTEDISYNLKHKRLIKAWITATIKEEGYQLDELNFILCSDEYLLRINQDYLQHDDYTDVITFDNSEELKTIVGDIFISLERIKENAINFKSATLNELCRVIIHGTLHLLGYKDKTKAAKTLMTEKEDYYLAKLEVLS, encoded by the coding sequence ATGGCTAAAATCAATTTCTTTACTGAAGACATTTCCTACAACCTAAAACATAAGCGTTTAATTAAAGCTTGGATTACAGCAACGATTAAAGAAGAAGGGTATCAATTAGACGAACTCAACTTCATTTTATGCTCCGACGAATATTTATTGCGTATAAACCAAGATTACCTTCAACATGACGATTATACCGACGTGATTACTTTCGATAACTCTGAGGAGCTTAAAACGATTGTTGGCGATATTTTTATAAGCCTTGAGCGGATTAAAGAAAACGCCATCAATTTTAAATCAGCTACCCTAAATGAATTATGCAGAGTAATCATACACGGTACATTGCATTTATTAGGCTATAAGGACAAAACAAAGGCTGCAAAGACCTTAATGACCGAGAAAGAGGATTACTACTTGGCAAAACTTGAAGTCTTGTCTTAA